In Rhodoferax koreense, a genomic segment contains:
- a CDS encoding oligogalacturonate lyase family protein, whose protein sequence is MSKHTNRRFEFASTHDRDTGARVTRLTPVDVTCHRTYFYQKCFTNDGARLLFGGQFGPHWNYHLLDLASQTAVQLTDQAEENTFGGFLSPDDRFLYFVRAERQLIRLSLDTLAEEVVYTVPPDWVGYGTWVANTACTKMVGIEIAATDWFPLTDWQKFREMFHAKPRCRLIRIDLRTGERDVVHENNLWLGHPQYRPFDDHTVAFCHEGNHDLVDARMWFVDEDGRNVRCAKEHLPGESCTHEFWVPDGSAMVYVSYLQGQRERWICSLDPVTLENRRLMQMPPCSHLMSNHDGSLLVGDGANTPVDVADPGSHRIESDPYLHLFDLKAGTTRRIARHDSSWAVYKGNRQVTHPHPSFTPDERQVLYTSDRDGEPALYLADL, encoded by the coding sequence ATGAGCAAGCACACCAACCGCCGGTTCGAATTCGCCAGCACCCATGACCGCGACACCGGCGCGCGCGTCACGCGGCTGACACCTGTGGACGTGACCTGTCACCGCACCTATTTCTACCAGAAGTGTTTCACGAACGACGGTGCCCGGCTGCTTTTCGGCGGGCAGTTCGGTCCGCACTGGAACTACCACCTGCTGGACCTGGCTTCGCAGACTGCCGTGCAGTTGACCGACCAGGCCGAGGAAAACACCTTCGGCGGCTTCCTGAGCCCGGACGATCGGTTTCTCTACTTCGTGCGTGCCGAACGCCAGTTGATCCGGTTGTCGCTCGACACGCTCGCGGAGGAGGTGGTCTACACCGTGCCGCCGGACTGGGTAGGTTATGGCACCTGGGTCGCCAACACCGCCTGCACCAAGATGGTGGGCATCGAAATCGCCGCAACAGACTGGTTCCCGCTGACCGACTGGCAGAAGTTTCGCGAGATGTTCCATGCGAAGCCGCGCTGCCGGCTGATCCGCATCGACCTGCGCACCGGCGAGCGCGACGTGGTGCACGAGAACAACCTGTGGCTCGGCCATCCGCAGTACCGGCCGTTCGACGACCATACCGTGGCCTTCTGCCACGAGGGCAACCACGACCTGGTGGACGCGCGGATGTGGTTCGTCGACGAGGACGGGCGCAATGTGCGCTGTGCGAAGGAACACCTGCCGGGTGAGAGCTGCACGCATGAATTCTGGGTGCCAGATGGCTCGGCAATGGTCTACGTCTCCTACCTGCAGGGCCAGCGCGAGCGGTGGATCTGTTCGCTCGACCCGGTCACGCTGGAGAACCGCCGCCTCATGCAGATGCCGCCGTGCTCGCATCTGATGAGCAACCACGACGGCAGCCTGCTCGTGGGCGACGGTGCGAACACGCCGGTGGACGTGGCCGACCCAGGCAGCCACCGCATCGAAAGCGACCCCTATCTGCACCTCTTCGACCTGAAGGCCGGCACCACGCGCCGCATCGCGCGGCACGACAGCAGCTGGGCGGTCTACAAAGGCAACCGGCAGGTCACCCATCCCCATCCCTCGTTCACGCCCGATGAACGGCAGGTGCTCTACACCTCGGACCGGGACGGCGAGCCCGCGCTGTACCTGGCCGATCTCTGA
- a CDS encoding pectate lyase family protein — protein MNTRFSRRTACLAAITCVVALAGCAAGGPGGGQAGGIDPARQALVSKDGWAADGTGTTGGARARPDRVFDVRNRAELVAALGRADGDAASEPRIVRVHGAIDLSVDDANRSIGFEAFRDPAFSWDAYFQAYDPATWGRQPPAGPLEDARLRSARNQAARVVVTVPSNTTLIGVGADASIVNGMLLLSKVENIIIRNLRFADAFDHFPAWDPKDNAGGEWNSEYDNVSLRGARHVWIDHCSFGDGTRPDNTAQTAFGRPMQHHDGLLDITLQSSFVTVSYNHFKEHDKTSLVGSSDGQTDDEGQLKVSFHHNLWEYTKERSPRVRYGQVHLYNNLYVVRTAQPYAHGYSIGIGFRSRIFSENNAWETPPGVGTKALTKLWKGSAFRDRGSLLNGQPVDLLAGLRDANPGVSVDGEVGWTPWLHGVVEPTGEVARSVRASAGAGRL, from the coding sequence ATGAACACTCGTTTTTCCAGACGCACGGCCTGCCTGGCCGCCATCACCTGCGTCGTTGCGCTGGCCGGTTGCGCCGCTGGCGGCCCGGGTGGCGGCCAGGCCGGTGGAATCGATCCGGCCCGCCAGGCACTCGTGTCCAAAGACGGCTGGGCCGCCGACGGCACAGGCACGACCGGCGGCGCCCGCGCCCGGCCCGACCGGGTCTTCGACGTACGCAACCGCGCCGAACTGGTCGCGGCCCTCGGGCGGGCCGATGGCGACGCGGCCAGCGAGCCCAGGATCGTGCGTGTGCATGGCGCCATCGACCTCAGCGTGGACGACGCGAACCGATCCATCGGTTTCGAGGCCTTCCGAGACCCGGCCTTCAGCTGGGACGCCTACTTCCAGGCCTACGACCCGGCCACCTGGGGCCGGCAGCCGCCGGCAGGCCCGCTGGAGGACGCGCGCCTGCGCTCGGCACGCAACCAGGCCGCCCGCGTGGTCGTTACGGTGCCGTCGAACACCACGCTGATCGGCGTGGGCGCCGACGCCAGCATCGTGAACGGGATGCTGCTGTTGAGCAAGGTGGAGAACATCATCATCCGCAACCTCCGCTTCGCGGACGCCTTCGACCATTTCCCCGCCTGGGACCCGAAGGACAATGCGGGCGGTGAGTGGAACTCCGAATACGACAACGTCTCGCTCAGGGGGGCCAGGCACGTCTGGATCGACCACTGCAGCTTTGGCGACGGCACCCGGCCCGACAATACCGCGCAGACCGCGTTCGGCCGGCCGATGCAGCACCACGATGGCCTGCTCGACATCACGCTGCAGTCGAGTTTCGTCACCGTGTCGTACAACCATTTCAAGGAACACGACAAGACCAGCCTGGTCGGTTCGAGCGACGGCCAAACCGACGACGAAGGTCAGCTCAAGGTGAGTTTTCACCACAACCTGTGGGAATACACCAAAGAACGCTCGCCGCGCGTGCGTTACGGCCAGGTGCACCTGTACAACAACCTGTACGTGGTGCGTACGGCCCAGCCCTATGCGCACGGCTATTCGATCGGAATCGGCTTCAGGTCGCGGATCTTCAGCGAAAACAACGCCTGGGAGACGCCCCCTGGCGTCGGAACGAAGGCGCTGACGAAGCTGTGGAAGGGCAGCGCGTTCCGTGACCGCGGCAGCCTGTTGAACGGCCAGCCGGTCGATCTGCTGGCCGGGCTGCGGGACGCGAACCCGGGTGTCAGCGTGGACGGTGAGGTCGGGTGGACGCCGTGGCTGCACGGTGTGGTGGAGCCGACAGGGGAGGTGGCGCGCAGTGTGCGGGCATCGGCGGGTGCGGGCCGGCTGTGA
- the kdgR gene encoding DNA-binding transcriptional regulator KdgR, with protein sequence MDDDFPDSKQPESVAAVLKVFAILQSLADRSETGVSELSMRLAMPKATVYRFLQTMRSLGYVRQEADSERYGLTMKLFELGAKAPVYPDIIELAKPHMHALSDQTGETIHLGMLIDSDIIYVHKVDSRHMLGMYSKVGKRAPIHCTAIGKVLLAWESDQQREHLLQGVDFKRYREKTITSKSRFIEELNRTREQGFGEDREEFDDHIRCLGMPIFDRLNQAVAAISISFPTFRYDEAREPEIVAMLRDASRDMSRQIGCVDFPLDGPVPAARRR encoded by the coding sequence ATGGACGATGATTTTCCAGACTCGAAGCAGCCGGAATCCGTGGCGGCCGTCTTGAAGGTATTCGCCATCCTGCAGTCGCTTGCGGACCGCAGCGAAACCGGCGTCTCCGAACTTTCGATGCGGCTGGCCATGCCCAAGGCCACCGTCTACCGCTTCCTGCAGACCATGCGCAGCCTGGGCTACGTGCGCCAGGAGGCCGACAGCGAACGTTACGGCCTCACCATGAAGCTGTTCGAACTCGGCGCCAAGGCCCCGGTGTATCCCGACATCATCGAACTTGCCAAGCCGCACATGCATGCGCTGTCCGACCAGACGGGCGAGACGATCCACCTGGGCATGCTGATCGACAGCGACATCATCTACGTGCACAAGGTGGATTCGCGCCACATGCTGGGCATGTACTCCAAGGTGGGCAAGCGCGCGCCCATTCACTGCACGGCCATCGGCAAGGTGCTGCTGGCCTGGGAAAGCGACCAGCAACGCGAACACCTGCTGCAAGGCGTCGACTTCAAGCGCTACCGCGAGAAGACCATCACCAGCAAGTCTCGCTTCATCGAAGAGCTGAACCGCACCCGCGAGCAGGGCTTCGGCGAGGATCGCGAGGAATTTGACGATCACATCCGCTGCCTGGGCATGCCGATCTTCGACCGCCTGAACCAGGCGGTTGCCGCGATCAGCATTTCCTTTCCTACGTTCCGCTACGACGAGGCGCGCGAGCCCGAGATCGTGGCCATGCTGCGCGATGCGAGCCGGGACATGTCGCGCCAGATCGGTTGCGTGGACTTTCCGCTGGACGGGCCTGTTCCGGCCGCCCGCAGGCGCTGA
- a CDS encoding oxygenase MpaB family protein, producing the protein MQAKLAGSDHRGDPLADAVIQEFDENPALDRALIDRGIRNGRASLATCPSALEALLRSAESPPPSADTESVGRGCAAWLTIPAFWLTVALGPGSLAHTYRSPAIAKVLMNTRNLKERTARRLAETSAWSHQVVRPDGLRPGAAGYVHTLQVRLLHARVRAATLRAHPGATGASVPISQLDLLRTWLDFTVVPFQALERLGLGFSEADLSDLYALWRTIAGLLGIEPALYGAIGNQTDAACLLEAIDSTLPAPDKDSRMLTFSMLEASGQLLAPALDVPCEVSIGLMHAFCRHIHGSDVADTLGVQTSWTRALLPALIDANRYRRQQESGSEELRRQRIQVTLQEFDAADAAIAGETTYQASVRDPSPASLPVTPLQIGSVPPG; encoded by the coding sequence ATGCAGGCCAAGCTCGCAGGAAGCGATCACCGTGGCGACCCCCTCGCCGACGCCGTCATCCAGGAATTCGATGAAAATCCGGCGCTCGATCGCGCATTGATCGACCGCGGCATCCGCAACGGGCGGGCCTCGCTGGCGACCTGTCCTTCGGCACTCGAAGCGTTGCTGCGCAGTGCGGAGTCACCGCCTCCATCGGCGGACACGGAAAGCGTTGGCCGCGGCTGCGCCGCGTGGCTGACCATTCCGGCCTTCTGGCTGACGGTCGCGCTTGGGCCCGGATCGCTGGCCCATACCTACCGGTCGCCGGCGATCGCCAAGGTGCTGATGAATACGCGCAACCTCAAGGAACGGACCGCCAGACGGCTGGCCGAAACGTCGGCATGGAGCCACCAGGTGGTACGTCCAGACGGACTGCGGCCCGGCGCTGCTGGCTACGTCCATACGCTGCAGGTGCGACTGCTTCATGCAAGGGTGCGGGCGGCGACACTGCGCGCACACCCCGGCGCCACGGGCGCCAGCGTGCCTATCAGCCAACTCGATCTGCTTCGCACCTGGCTCGATTTCACGGTCGTCCCGTTCCAGGCCCTCGAACGGCTTGGGCTCGGATTTTCCGAGGCCGACCTTTCCGATCTCTATGCGCTCTGGCGAACCATCGCCGGCCTGCTCGGCATCGAACCCGCGCTCTACGGCGCGATCGGCAACCAGACCGACGCCGCCTGCCTGCTCGAGGCCATCGACAGCACCCTGCCTGCGCCCGACAAGGATTCGAGGATGCTCACCTTCAGCATGCTGGAGGCTTCCGGGCAATTGCTGGCGCCGGCGCTGGACGTGCCGTGCGAAGTGTCGATCGGCCTCATGCACGCCTTCTGCCGCCATATTCATGGATCCGACGTCGCCGATACACTGGGGGTTCAGACTTCCTGGACCCGGGCCCTGCTGCCGGCCCTGATCGACGCCAACCGGTACCGACGCCAGCAGGAATCAGGCTCCGAAGAGCTCCGTCGTCAACGCATCCAGGTGACCTTGCAGGAATTCGACGCGGCAGACGCCGCCATCGCCGGCGAGACCACCTACCAAGCCAGCGTGCGAGATCCCTCACCGGCGTCTTTGCCGGTCACGCCGCTGCAGATCGGCTCCGTCCCGCCGGGCTGA
- a CDS encoding SpoVR family protein: MSALMKTPVKQLPAGSEWTFEAIEEYDEAIGKVAARYKLDCYPHQLEVISAEQMMDAYASIGMPVYYHHWSFGKHFLATENRYKRGQMGLAYEIVINSDPCIAYLMDENTLPMQALVIAHAAYGHNSFFKGNHLFRQWTSADAIVDYLVFAKNYIAQCEERYGVEAVERLLDACHALTNVGVDRYKRSPQLSLEKETLRQKEREEYLQAQVNDLWRTLPPKAEAEEREVEKRFPPEPEENLLYFMEKNAPLLDPWQREVVRIVRKIGQYFYPQRQTQVMNEGWATYWHYTLLNTLYDEGQLNDGFMLEFLQSHTNVVYQPPYNSPYFSGINPYALGFAMWRDIRRICEEPTDEDRAWFPDIAGSNWRETFDFAMQNFKDESFVAQYLSPRLMREFRLFSVLDDDSRAKLEIEVIHDDNGYRELRHQLSEQYDLGSREPNIQVWNVDLRGDRSLTLRHFAHQRRPLGDSAATMLEHIAYLWGFTVRLERENAQGQMELVAEHKNEKRKRAASTNRP, from the coding sequence ATGTCAGCCCTCATGAAAACCCCGGTGAAACAGCTGCCAGCCGGCTCGGAATGGACCTTCGAGGCGATCGAGGAATACGACGAGGCCATCGGCAAGGTCGCCGCGCGCTACAAGCTCGACTGCTATCCGCACCAGCTGGAAGTCATCAGCGCCGAGCAGATGATGGACGCCTATGCCTCGATCGGCATGCCCGTCTACTACCACCACTGGTCTTTCGGCAAGCACTTCCTCGCCACGGAGAACCGCTACAAGCGTGGCCAGATGGGCCTGGCCTACGAGATCGTGATCAATTCCGACCCGTGCATCGCCTACCTGATGGACGAGAACACCTTGCCGATGCAGGCCCTGGTGATCGCGCACGCGGCCTACGGCCACAACTCCTTCTTCAAGGGCAATCACCTGTTCCGGCAATGGACGAGCGCCGACGCCATCGTCGACTACCTGGTGTTCGCCAAGAACTACATCGCCCAGTGTGAAGAACGCTACGGCGTGGAGGCCGTGGAGCGGCTGCTCGATGCCTGCCATGCCTTGACCAACGTCGGCGTGGACCGCTACAAGCGTTCGCCACAGCTTTCGCTGGAGAAGGAAACCCTGCGCCAGAAGGAGCGCGAGGAATACCTGCAGGCCCAGGTCAACGACCTCTGGCGCACCCTGCCGCCCAAGGCCGAGGCCGAAGAGCGCGAAGTCGAAAAACGCTTTCCTCCGGAACCGGAGGAAAACCTGCTGTATTTCATGGAGAAGAACGCGCCGCTGCTCGACCCCTGGCAGCGCGAGGTGGTGCGGATCGTGCGCAAGATCGGCCAGTATTTCTACCCGCAGCGCCAGACCCAGGTGATGAACGAAGGCTGGGCCACCTACTGGCACTACACCCTGCTCAACACGCTGTACGACGAGGGCCAACTGAACGACGGCTTCATGCTGGAGTTTTTGCAGTCGCACACCAACGTGGTCTACCAGCCGCCGTACAACAGTCCGTATTTCTCGGGCATCAACCCGTATGCGCTGGGCTTTGCGATGTGGCGAGACATCCGGCGCATCTGCGAGGAACCCACCGACGAAGACCGGGCCTGGTTTCCCGATATCGCCGGCTCCAATTGGCGCGAGACCTTCGACTTCGCGATGCAGAACTTCAAGGACGAGAGCTTCGTCGCGCAATACCTGTCGCCCAGGTTGATGCGCGAATTCCGGCTGTTCTCCGTGCTCGACGACGACTCGCGCGCCAAGCTGGAGATCGAAGTCATCCACGACGACAACGGCTACCGCGAACTGCGCCACCAGCTGTCCGAACAATACGACCTGGGCAGCCGCGAGCCCAACATCCAGGTCTGGAACGTGGACCTGCGCGGCGACCGCTCGCTCACCCTGCGCCATTTCGCGCACCAGCGCCGCCCGCTCGGCGATTCTGCCGCCACCATGCTGGAACACATTGCCTACCTCTGGGGCTTCACCGTGCGACTCGAACGCGAGAACGCACAGGGCCAGATGGAGCTTGTGGCCGAACACAAGAACGAGAAGCGCAAGCGGGCGGCCTCCACGAACCGCCCCTGA
- a CDS encoding YeaH/YhbH family protein, with product MTVRIVDRRFDSKNKSSVNRSRFIQRFKGQIRRAVSDAINKRGVRDLDNGEKIGIPGKDINEPQFEHGRGGVWETVRPGNDRFNRGDQVDRPPSGGGGGSGKGQAAQDGEGLDEFVFTLSKDEFLDIFFDEMALPNLVKQQLARIDQYRRIRAGFVQTGVPTNINLGRTMRGAAGRRIAIGGPYAAQLRALEAELKALRETLPAEAFDSSEEAERLRREIAKVRAKIEAMPFVDTFDLRYNNRVKIPQPTTQAVMFCLLDVSGSMDEERKSIAKRFFMLLYLFLNRNYERIEVVFIRHHTVASEVDEDDFFTSRETGGTVVSSALTLMHEIITARYPSNAWNIYGAQASDGDNWHDDSPKCRALLEGSILPLTQYFAYIEITDGPPQNLWEEYARLQEEKSGRFAMQRIANVADIYPVFRELFKKKQA from the coding sequence ATGACCGTACGCATCGTCGACCGGCGGTTTGACAGCAAGAACAAGAGCTCGGTCAACCGCAGCCGATTCATCCAGCGCTTCAAGGGCCAGATCCGCCGGGCCGTGTCCGACGCCATCAACAAGCGCGGCGTGCGCGATCTGGACAACGGCGAGAAGATCGGCATTCCCGGCAAGGACATCAACGAGCCGCAGTTCGAGCACGGCCGTGGCGGCGTGTGGGAAACCGTGCGCCCCGGCAACGACCGCTTCAACCGCGGCGACCAGGTCGACCGGCCGCCCAGCGGGGGCGGTGGCGGCAGTGGCAAGGGTCAGGCCGCGCAGGACGGCGAAGGGCTCGACGAGTTCGTCTTCACGCTGTCCAAGGACGAGTTCCTCGACATCTTCTTCGACGAGATGGCGCTGCCCAACCTTGTGAAGCAGCAGCTCGCCCGCATCGACCAGTACCGGCGCATCCGTGCGGGCTTCGTGCAGACCGGCGTGCCGACGAACATCAACCTCGGCCGCACCATGCGCGGCGCGGCCGGCCGGCGGATCGCCATCGGCGGGCCCTACGCGGCGCAACTGCGTGCGCTGGAGGCCGAACTCAAGGCGTTGCGCGAGACGCTGCCGGCCGAGGCGTTCGACAGCTCCGAGGAAGCCGAGCGCCTGCGCCGCGAGATCGCCAAGGTGCGCGCCAAGATCGAGGCCATGCCTTTCGTCGACACCTTCGACCTGCGCTACAACAACCGCGTCAAGATCCCGCAGCCGACCACGCAGGCGGTGATGTTCTGCCTGCTCGACGTCTCAGGCTCGATGGACGAGGAGCGCAAGAGCATCGCCAAGCGCTTCTTCATGCTGCTGTACCTGTTCCTCAACCGCAACTACGAGCGCATCGAGGTGGTATTCATCCGCCACCACACGGTGGCCTCGGAAGTGGACGAGGACGACTTCTTCACCTCGCGCGAGACCGGCGGCACGGTGGTGTCGAGCGCCCTCACGCTGATGCACGAGATCATCACCGCGCGCTACCCGAGCAACGCCTGGAACATCTACGGCGCGCAGGCGTCGGACGGCGACAACTGGCACGACGATTCCCCGAAGTGCCGCGCCTTGCTGGAGGGCTCGATCCTGCCGCTGACGCAATATTTCGCCTACATCGAGATCACCGACGGCCCGCCGCAGAACCTGTGGGAAGAATACGCGCGGCTGCAGGAAGAGAAATCGGGCCGCTTCGCGATGCAGCGCATCGCCAACGTGGCGGACATCTACCCGGTGTTCCGTGAACTCTTCAAGAAAAAGCAGGCGTAG
- a CDS encoding PrkA family serine protein kinase, whose amino-acid sequence MSIFTRYQSRFEAAQEEEMSIQEYLDLCKKDASAYASVAERMLMAIGEPEMVDTRTDPRMSRIFANKMIKIYPAFRDLYGMEEVIESIVSYFRHAAQGLEEKKQILYLLGPVGGGKSSLAEKLKHLIERVPFYAIKGSPVHESPLGLFRPEEDAKLLEDDYNIPRRYLNTIMSPWAVKRLQEFGGDITKFRVVKLRPSVLSQIAVSKTEPGDENNQDISALVGKIDIRKLETYSQDDPDAYSYSGGLCLANRGVLEFVEMFKAPIKVLHPLLTATQEGNYKGTEGFGAIPFDGLILAHSNESEWQAFKNNRNNEAFLDRIYIVKVPYSLRVSDEIHIYEKLVTNSSLANAPCAPDTLRMLAQFSVLSRLKAPENSSIFSKMRVYDGENLKDTDPKAKSYQEYRDFAGVDEGMNGLSTRFAFKILSRVFNFDHREVAANPVHLMYVLEQQIEQEQFAPEVEEKYLRSIKEFLSPRYAEFIGKEIQTSYLESYSEYGQNIFDRYVVYADFWIQDQEYRDPNTGEILDRSALNDELEKIEKPAGISNPKDFRNEVVNFVLRARARQDGKNPSWTSYEKLRAVIEKKMFSNTEELLPVISFNTKASNEEQKKHQDFVNRMISKGYTEKQVRLLCEWYLRVRKSS is encoded by the coding sequence ATGTCCATTTTCACGCGCTACCAAAGCCGCTTCGAGGCGGCCCAGGAAGAAGAAATGTCGATCCAGGAATACCTGGACTTGTGCAAGAAGGATGCCTCGGCCTATGCCAGCGTGGCCGAACGCATGCTGATGGCGATCGGCGAGCCCGAGATGGTGGACACGCGCACCGATCCGCGCATGTCGCGCATCTTCGCCAACAAGATGATCAAGATTTACCCGGCCTTCCGGGACCTCTACGGCATGGAGGAAGTGATCGAGAGCATCGTTTCCTACTTCCGCCATGCCGCCCAGGGCCTGGAGGAAAAGAAGCAGATCCTGTACCTGCTCGGGCCAGTGGGCGGCGGCAAGTCATCGTTGGCTGAAAAACTGAAACACCTGATCGAGCGCGTGCCGTTCTACGCGATCAAGGGCTCCCCGGTGCACGAGTCGCCGCTGGGCCTGTTCAGGCCGGAGGAAGACGCCAAGCTGCTCGAGGACGACTACAACATCCCGCGCCGCTACCTCAACACCATCATGAGCCCATGGGCCGTGAAGCGGCTGCAGGAGTTCGGCGGCGACATCACCAAGTTCCGCGTGGTCAAGCTGCGCCCGTCGGTGCTGTCGCAGATCGCCGTCTCCAAGACCGAGCCCGGCGACGAGAACAACCAGGACATCTCGGCGCTGGTCGGCAAGATCGACATCCGCAAGCTCGAGACCTATTCGCAGGACGACCCGGACGCGTATTCGTATTCCGGCGGCCTGTGCCTGGCCAACCGCGGCGTGCTGGAATTCGTGGAAATGTTCAAGGCGCCGATCAAGGTGCTGCACCCGCTGCTCACGGCCACGCAGGAAGGCAACTACAAGGGCACGGAAGGTTTCGGCGCCATTCCGTTCGATGGGCTGATCCTCGCCCACTCGAACGAATCGGAATGGCAGGCCTTCAAGAACAACCGCAACAACGAGGCCTTTCTCGACCGGATCTACATCGTCAAGGTGCCCTACTCGCTGCGCGTGTCCGACGAGATCCACATCTACGAGAAACTCGTCACCAACTCCTCTCTGGCCAACGCGCCCTGCGCGCCCGACACGTTGCGCATGCTGGCGCAATTCTCGGTGCTCTCGCGGCTGAAGGCGCCTGAGAATTCGAGCATCTTTTCGAAGATGCGCGTCTATGACGGGGAGAACCTGAAGGACACCGACCCCAAGGCCAAGAGCTACCAGGAATACCGCGACTTCGCCGGCGTGGATGAAGGCATGAACGGGCTGTCGACCCGCTTCGCGTTCAAGATCCTGTCGCGTGTTTTCAACTTCGACCACCGCGAGGTGGCGGCCAATCCGGTGCACCTCATGTACGTGCTCGAGCAGCAGATCGAACAGGAGCAGTTCGCGCCCGAGGTCGAGGAAAAATACCTGCGCTCGATCAAGGAATTCCTGTCGCCGCGGTATGCCGAATTCATCGGCAAGGAAATCCAGACCTCGTACCTCGAGAGTTATTCGGAATACGGCCAGAACATCTTCGACCGTTACGTCGTCTATGCCGACTTCTGGATCCAGGACCAGGAATACCGCGACCCGAACACGGGCGAAATACTCGACCGCAGCGCGCTCAACGACGAACTCGAGAAGATCGAGAAGCCGGCCGGCATTTCGAACCCGAAGGACTTCCGCAACGAAGTCGTCAACTTCGTGCTGCGCGCACGCGCCCGGCAGGACGGCAAGAACCCGAGCTGGACCTCCTACGAGAAGCTGCGCGCGGTGATCGAGAAGAAGATGTTCTCCAACACCGAGGAACTGCTGCCGGTGATTTCCTTCAACACCAAGGCCAGCAACGAAGAGCAGAAGAAGCACCAGGACTTCGTGAACCGCATGATCTCCAAGGGCTATACCGAGAAGCAGGTACGCCTGTTGTGCGAATGGTATCTGCGGGTCAGAAAATCCTCTTGA
- the serB gene encoding phosphoserine phosphatase SerB — MSNSPSSHQAEAIEFAPGLVIQNIRPPLSMRDFKLIAFDMDSTLINIECVDEIADAAGRKAEVSAITEAAMRGEISDYKESLRRRVALLKGVSVASMEQVLRERLQLNPGAKRLVAACQAAGMKVLLVSGGFTFFTDHVRDLLKIDFTRSNVLEIEDGLLTGRMVDQPWGDICDGDEKRRMLLETCDRLGIAPSQAIAMGDGANDLPMMAVAGLSVAYHAKPRVREKAMIAINAGGLDRVLDVLH; from the coding sequence ATGTCCAACAGCCCTTCAAGCCACCAAGCCGAAGCCATCGAATTCGCACCCGGCCTCGTGATCCAGAACATCCGTCCCCCGCTGTCGATGCGCGACTTCAAGCTCATCGCGTTCGACATGGATTCGACACTGATCAATATCGAATGTGTCGATGAAATTGCCGATGCCGCGGGCCGAAAGGCCGAGGTCTCGGCCATCACCGAAGCGGCGATGCGCGGCGAGATCAGCGACTACAAGGAAAGCCTGCGCCGCCGTGTGGCGCTGCTCAAGGGCGTGAGCGTGGCCAGCATGGAACAGGTGCTGCGCGAGCGGCTGCAACTCAATCCCGGCGCGAAGCGGCTCGTTGCGGCCTGCCAGGCCGCGGGCATGAAGGTCCTGCTGGTGAGTGGCGGCTTCACCTTCTTCACCGACCATGTGCGCGACCTGCTGAAGATCGACTTCACCCGTTCCAACGTGCTGGAGATCGAGGACGGCCTGCTGACCGGCCGCATGGTCGACCAGCCCTGGGGCGACATCTGCGACGGCGATGAAAAGCGCAGGATGCTGTTGGAAACCTGCGACAGACTGGGCATTGCGCCGAGCCAGGCGATCGCCATGGGCGACGGTGCCAACGATCTGCCGATGATGGCCGTGGCCGGTCTTTCGGTGGCCTACCACGCCAAGCCACGGGTGCGCGAGAAGGCCATGATAGCGATCAATGCAGGTGGGCTCGATCGCGTTTTGGATGTCCTGCACTAA